One part of the Rhodothermales bacterium genome encodes these proteins:
- a CDS encoding Na+/H+ antiporter NhaC family protein codes for MQRASFVFYRLLAGFFFFAITVSPAQAQDAAALQAPQAVLSGIPFTVEVDAEVADGALVRVAGREYALTLDPDAASAVSDPITLDSGGMVSIALVRDGAVIQSMEKRVIPGWLAIVPPLLAILIALIFKRVIPALFLGIWVGSWAAAGLSFAGIFTGLLDTVQVYVLHALADTDHASIIIFTLMIGGMVGIISRNGGTQGIVNGIVSWAKSAQRGQVATWVLGMVIFFDDYANTLVVGKTMRPVTDSLKISREKLAYIVDSTAAPVASIALATTWIGYEVGLIGDSVSQIDGFSESAYSIFLNSLGYSFYPILAIYFVLMVALLRRDFGPMYRAERRARTTGAVSPVAESATAQDDETREIAPIPGKPQRAFNAIIPVTVLILGVLVGLYTTGEGETLRDIIGSADSYKSLMGGSLAGVLAAILLSVVQRILTLEQTIEAWYAGLKSMMFAMIILLMAWALSSVTEVLHTAEFLVSILGDALAPGFIPALVFLLAAATGFATGSSWGAMGILMPLVLPLAWAVLQVNGMSDPQHFYVIYSTVACVLAGSVWGDHCSPISDTTILSSMASSCDHIEHVRTQLPYALTVGLVAVMIGTIPTGFGLPWWVAQLGGAVILFLILRYVGKEVDAPQTRAGAA; via the coding sequence ATGCAGCGGGCAAGCTTCGTATTCTACCGGCTGCTGGCCGGCTTTTTCTTTTTCGCGATTACCGTATCCCCGGCGCAGGCGCAGGACGCGGCAGCCCTCCAGGCGCCGCAAGCCGTGCTATCCGGCATCCCGTTTACCGTCGAAGTCGATGCCGAGGTGGCCGACGGCGCGCTGGTGCGGGTGGCCGGCCGGGAATATGCGCTCACGCTCGACCCGGATGCGGCATCCGCCGTCAGCGATCCCATCACGTTGGACTCCGGAGGGATGGTATCCATTGCGCTCGTCCGTGACGGCGCCGTAATCCAGTCGATGGAGAAGCGCGTCATCCCCGGGTGGCTGGCCATCGTCCCGCCGCTGCTGGCCATCCTGATCGCCCTGATCTTCAAGCGGGTGATCCCCGCGCTGTTTCTCGGCATCTGGGTGGGGAGCTGGGCGGCGGCCGGCCTGTCGTTCGCCGGCATCTTCACCGGCCTGCTCGACACCGTCCAGGTCTACGTCCTCCACGCCCTCGCCGATACCGATCACGCGTCGATCATCATCTTCACCCTGATGATCGGCGGGATGGTGGGCATCATCTCCCGCAACGGGGGGACCCAGGGCATCGTGAACGGCATCGTGAGCTGGGCGAAGTCCGCGCAACGCGGGCAGGTCGCTACCTGGGTGCTCGGGATGGTGATCTTTTTCGATGACTACGCGAACACGCTCGTCGTCGGCAAGACGATGCGCCCGGTAACGGACAGCCTCAAGATCTCGCGCGAAAAGCTCGCCTACATCGTCGACTCGACGGCGGCGCCGGTGGCGAGCATCGCGCTGGCGACCACCTGGATCGGCTACGAGGTCGGCCTCATCGGCGACTCGGTGAGCCAGATCGACGGATTCAGCGAGTCGGCCTACTCGATCTTCCTTAACTCGCTCGGCTACAGTTTCTACCCCATTCTCGCCATCTACTTCGTGTTGATGGTCGCCCTGTTGCGGCGCGATTTCGGGCCGATGTACCGGGCCGAGCGGCGGGCCCGCACGACGGGCGCGGTCTCCCCGGTCGCCGAGAGCGCCACGGCGCAGGATGACGAGACGCGCGAGATCGCGCCCATCCCCGGAAAGCCGCAGCGCGCGTTTAATGCGATCATCCCGGTGACCGTGCTCATCCTCGGCGTCCTCGTCGGGCTGTACACGACGGGGGAGGGCGAGACCCTGCGCGACATCATCGGCAGCGCGGATTCCTACAAGTCGCTGATGGGCGGCTCGCTCGCGGGCGTGCTGGCGGCCATCCTCCTCTCCGTCGTACAGCGCATCCTCACCCTCGAGCAGACGATCGAGGCCTGGTACGCCGGCCTCAAATCGATGATGTTCGCCATGATCATCCTGCTGATGGCCTGGGCGCTGTCGTCGGTCACCGAGGTGCTGCATACCGCCGAATTCCTGGTCTCCATCCTCGGCGACGCGCTCGCGCCGGGCTTCATCCCCGCCCTCGTCTTCCTGCTGGCCGCCGCCACCGGTTTTGCGACCGGCTCCAGCTGGGGCGCGATGGGGATCCTCATGCCGCTCGTCCTTCCCCTCGCCTGGGCGGTGCTCCAGGTCAACGGCATGTCGGACCCGCAGCATTTCTACGTCATCTACTCCACGGTCGCCTGCGTGCTCGCCGGCTCCGTCTGGGGGGATCACTGCTCGCCGATCTCGGACACGACGATTCTCTCGTCGATGGCGTCGAGCTGCGATCACATCGAACACGTGCGGACCCAGCTGCCCTATGCATTGACGGTCGGTCTCGTGGCGGTCATGATCGGAACCATCCCCACGGGGTTCGGGCTGCCCTGGTGGGTGGCGCAGCTGGGAGGCGCCGTCATCCTCTTCCTGATTTTGCGGTATGTGGGGAAGGAGGTGGATGCGCCCCAGACCCGGGCCGGCGCGGCATGA
- the upp gene encoding uracil phosphoribosyltransferase — protein sequence MTSRTYPLLTVVEHPLLQRDLTLLRDRSTTHGVFRQKMSDAAAMLAYEALRRLEVTPVPIETPLEPTTGYRLAREVTVVAILRAGLGMVDAFVRYVPEVRVGHLGMYRDEESRRPVPYYSNIPPGLESSEIFVVDPMLATGGSACEAIAHLKRAGGTRFTFVCLVAAPEGVEGLSETHPDVPIVAAVLDRALDERAFIRPGLGDAGDRTFGTL from the coding sequence GTGACATCGCGAACGTATCCCTTGCTCACGGTCGTCGAGCACCCCTTGCTGCAACGCGACCTGACCCTGCTGCGTGACCGGAGCACGACGCACGGGGTATTTCGCCAGAAGATGTCGGATGCGGCTGCGATGCTGGCCTATGAGGCCCTGCGCCGGCTCGAGGTGACGCCCGTCCCGATCGAGACGCCGCTCGAGCCGACGACCGGCTACCGGCTCGCGCGGGAGGTCACGGTCGTGGCGATCCTGCGCGCCGGACTCGGCATGGTCGACGCCTTTGTCCGCTACGTGCCCGAGGTGCGCGTCGGGCACCTGGGCATGTATCGGGACGAGGAGTCGCGCCGGCCGGTGCCGTACTACAGCAACATCCCGCCCGGCCTCGAATCGTCCGAGATCTTTGTCGTCGATCCCATGCTCGCGACGGGCGGGAGCGCCTGCGAAGCCATCGCCCACCTCAAACGCGCCGGCGGCACGCGGTTCACGTTTGTCTGCCTAGTGGCCGCCCCGGAAGGGGTCGAGGGGTTGTCCGAGACCCATCCCGACGTCCCCATCGTCGCCGCCGTGCTCGATCGCGCGCTCGACGAACGCGCCTTCATCCGCCCCGGTCTCGGCGACGCCGGTGACCGGACGTTCGGCACCCTCTAG
- a CDS encoding amino acid carrier protein yields MEHLEQFIGFMNGLLAPVLVTALLGVGLILTIRLGFIQIRKLGHGFAVTTGRYDDPDTPGDVSHFQALTTALSATVGIGNIAGVAIAIHWGGPGALFWMWMTALLGMATKYSEVTLAQHFRQELRPDGKNWAGSVAGGPMYYIEHGLAKYGKKAAKYVAVFFACALMLTSFLTGNAIQANTLATQMYHNFGVSTWITGLITASLVGIVIIGGIRRIGAVTGVLAPVMAFIYVLGALIIIFANPNSIGHAFSTIFSEAFNPSAGVAGTGVGVFLLTMQYGVQRGLFSNEAGQGSAPIAHSAAKTDEPVSEGVVALLEPFIDTIIICTITGIVVVGTGVYNERVETTLELNDGNISFVEAGPDGGFTSTATPGSWQVANGEPVEAGGALLAYFDVPVDGLYTDEALTQPFSGTLLPSEARAEDASGQSYTTLYGRAVRSSSPLTTLAFERGMEPMGLGWLGRLIVLVCVILFALSTAISWSYYGDRCAHYLFGEKAILPYKTVYVIMHFVGATLAVTTIWDLGDVALSLVTIPNVIALLLLSGLVKQLTDSYFERRAWEKVTVKKKTGASV; encoded by the coding sequence ATGGAGCATCTGGAGCAGTTTATCGGATTCATGAACGGCCTGCTGGCGCCTGTCCTCGTGACGGCGCTGCTCGGCGTCGGGTTGATCCTCACGATTCGACTTGGTTTTATCCAGATTCGCAAGCTGGGGCACGGCTTTGCCGTTACGACGGGCAGGTACGACGACCCCGACACCCCCGGTGACGTTTCGCATTTCCAGGCGCTGACCACGGCGCTGTCGGCGACGGTCGGCATCGGCAACATCGCCGGCGTGGCGATCGCCATCCACTGGGGCGGCCCCGGCGCGCTGTTCTGGATGTGGATGACGGCGCTGCTGGGCATGGCCACGAAATACAGCGAGGTAACCCTCGCGCAGCATTTCCGCCAGGAGCTGCGGCCGGACGGGAAGAACTGGGCCGGCTCGGTCGCCGGCGGCCCGATGTACTACATCGAACACGGTCTGGCCAAGTACGGGAAAAAGGCTGCCAAGTACGTCGCCGTCTTCTTCGCCTGCGCGCTCATGCTGACGTCGTTCCTGACCGGCAACGCCATCCAGGCCAATACGCTCGCCACCCAGATGTACCACAACTTCGGGGTCTCCACGTGGATCACGGGGCTCATCACGGCCAGCCTGGTGGGCATCGTCATCATCGGCGGCATCCGGCGGATCGGCGCGGTGACGGGCGTGCTCGCTCCGGTCATGGCGTTCATCTACGTGCTCGGCGCGCTGATCATCATCTTCGCCAACCCCAACTCCATCGGGCACGCGTTCAGCACCATCTTCAGCGAGGCCTTCAACCCCTCGGCCGGCGTCGCCGGGACGGGCGTCGGGGTGTTTTTGCTCACCATGCAATATGGCGTGCAGCGAGGCCTGTTCTCGAACGAGGCCGGCCAGGGCTCCGCGCCCATCGCGCACTCGGCCGCTAAAACCGACGAGCCGGTGTCCGAAGGCGTCGTCGCGCTGCTCGAGCCGTTTATCGACACCATCATCATCTGCACCATCACGGGCATCGTCGTCGTGGGCACCGGCGTGTACAACGAGCGGGTCGAAACGACGCTGGAGCTAAACGACGGCAACATCTCGTTCGTGGAAGCCGGGCCCGATGGCGGCTTTACGTCCACCGCCACGCCGGGAAGCTGGCAGGTGGCGAACGGCGAACCCGTCGAGGCCGGCGGGGCGCTCCTCGCGTATTTCGATGTGCCGGTCGACGGGCTGTACACCGACGAGGCCCTCACGCAGCCGTTCAGCGGAACGCTCCTGCCGTCCGAAGCGCGCGCGGAAGACGCCAGCGGGCAGTCGTACACGACGCTCTACGGACGCGCCGTCCGAAGCAGTTCGCCCCTCACCACGCTCGCGTTCGAACGCGGCATGGAGCCGATGGGGCTCGGCTGGCTCGGGCGGTTGATCGTGCTCGTCTGCGTCATCCTCTTCGCGCTGTCCACGGCCATCAGCTGGAGCTACTACGGCGACCGGTGCGCGCACTACCTCTTCGGAGAAAAGGCCATCCTGCCGTACAAGACGGTCTATGTGATCATGCACTTCGTCGGCGCCACGCTGGCCGTGACCACCATCTGGGACCTCGGCGACGTGGCCCTCTCGCTGGTGACGATACCGAACGTCATCGCACTCCTGCTGCTCTCCGGGCTCGTGAAACAGCTGACCGACAGCTATTTCGAGCGCCGTGCGTGGGAAAAGGTCACTGTGAAGAAAAAAACCGGCGCCTCGGTCTAA
- a CDS encoding ATP-binding cassette domain-containing protein: MIDFKNVSVSYELPNGLRRSVLENISMTINRGELVYLIGQTGSGKSTLLRMLYMDRLPDQGVTRIGDYRSDTIKSRDIPYLRRSLGVIYQDFQLLPDRTVYDNVAFALHVTGKKGNLVRSRTMQVLARVGLSHKSKRFPHEISGGEQQRVSVARAIVNEPWILLADEPTGNLDPRVADEIHKLLLSLNQQGMTVLMATHDYRLVKKYPSRTLALMNQQVVEVHPQSL; the protein is encoded by the coding sequence TTGATCGATTTTAAGAACGTATCCGTTTCGTACGAATTGCCGAATGGGTTGCGGCGGTCGGTGCTCGAAAACATCTCGATGACGATCAATCGGGGAGAACTGGTGTATCTGATCGGCCAGACGGGCAGCGGCAAGAGCACGCTGCTGCGCATGCTGTACATGGATCGCCTCCCCGATCAGGGCGTGACGCGCATCGGGGATTACCGGTCGGATACGATCAAGAGCCGCGACATCCCGTACCTGCGGCGTTCCCTGGGCGTCATCTACCAGGATTTTCAGCTCCTGCCGGACCGCACCGTGTACGACAACGTCGCCTTCGCGCTGCACGTCACCGGCAAGAAAGGCAACCTCGTCCGCTCGCGCACCATGCAGGTGCTCGCCCGCGTGGGGCTGTCGCACAAGAGCAAGCGCTTTCCCCACGAGATCTCCGGCGGCGAGCAGCAGCGCGTCTCCGTCGCCCGGGCCATCGTCAACGAACCCTGGATCCTGCTGGCCGACGAACCCACGGGCAACCTCGACCCCCGCGTCGCGGACGAAATCCACAAATTGCTCCTCAGCCTCAACCAGCAGGGGATGACCGTGCTGATGGCGACGCACGACTACCGCCTCGTCAAAAAATACCCCTCCCGCACGCTCGCGCTGATGAATCAGCAGGTGGTCGAAGTCCATCCCCAGTCGCTCTGA
- a CDS encoding class I SAM-dependent methyltransferase, translating to MNPSDIVEVAPYSAIAQGYDLIMEHVSYEYWATFTDKVLHEHHAEPRRILELGCGTGSFAVALQPLRDYEYVGTDRSPEMIEQARWKAEVEEIPAQFEVQDFTDYAFDEPFDAAVLLYDGLNYVLDPSRLEGLFTCTFAALKPGGLFFFDQSTPANSINNEAFFEDEGEEDDFSYVRGSHYDRETRLHTTTFEVHANGRSYFERHVQRAYTIDDVRAPVLKAGFEIVSAFDGFTTQEANDESERVHWIVRRPA from the coding sequence ATGAATCCGTCCGATATCGTCGAAGTAGCCCCCTACAGCGCCATCGCGCAGGGATACGATCTGATCATGGAGCACGTGTCCTACGAGTACTGGGCCACGTTCACGGACAAGGTGCTCCACGAACATCACGCCGAACCCCGGCGCATCCTGGAACTGGGCTGCGGCACGGGATCGTTCGCCGTGGCCCTGCAGCCGCTGCGCGATTACGAATATGTCGGGACCGACCGTTCGCCCGAGATGATCGAGCAGGCGCGCTGGAAGGCCGAGGTCGAGGAGATCCCGGCGCAGTTCGAGGTGCAGGACTTCACCGATTACGCCTTCGATGAGCCGTTCGACGCGGCCGTGCTGCTGTACGACGGCCTCAACTACGTGCTCGACCCGTCCCGGCTCGAAGGGCTCTTCACCTGCACGTTCGCCGCGCTAAAGCCGGGTGGGCTCTTCTTCTTCGACCAGAGCACGCCGGCCAACTCGATCAACAACGAGGCGTTTTTCGAGGACGAGGGCGAGGAAGACGACTTTTCCTATGTCCGCGGGAGCCATTACGACCGCGAGACGCGCCTCCACACGACGACCTTCGAGGTCCATGCGAACGGGCGCTCGTATTTCGAGCGGCACGTCCAGCGTGCCTACACGATCGACGACGTGCGCGCGCCCGTGCTCAAGGCCGGCTTCGAGATCGTCTCCGCCTTCGACGGGTTCACGACGCAGGAGGCGAACGACGAATCCGAACGCGTGCACTGGATCGTCCGCCGGCCGGCCTGA
- the pdxA gene encoding 4-hydroxythreonine-4-phosphate dehydrogenase PdxA — protein sequence MERPRIAVTMGDPNGIGPEVVLKTLMDSRILKYIDPIVVGSVAVMRYYAGLVPMHPDQIVEVSDLSEAGPPQGGIRVLDVLGGEEPAMQLGEITEAGGRVSMAAVEAAVDLCLQGRVQAMVTAPISKEAIAMAGYTNRGHTEFIARKTGVGGHTMMMVADQLRIGLLTEHIAISEVPARVTVDAIRQKIQLIGQCLVRDFGVERPRIAVLGLNPHAGDGGLLGREELETILPAIEAACEDGCHAFGPFPSDGFFAIGMYRNYDAVLAMYHDQGLIPFKTLAFSTGVNYTAGLPIIRTSPDHGTAFNIAGRGEADPGSMRSAVFLALDVVRRRLRAPDAA from the coding sequence ATGGAACGTCCGCGGATTGCCGTGACCATGGGAGATCCAAACGGGATCGGACCGGAAGTGGTTCTGAAGACCCTGATGGATTCCCGGATATTGAAGTACATCGATCCGATCGTCGTGGGCTCTGTCGCCGTGATGCGGTATTACGCCGGCCTCGTACCGATGCACCCCGACCAGATCGTCGAAGTGTCCGACCTGTCGGAAGCGGGCCCGCCCCAGGGCGGCATCCGCGTGCTCGATGTGCTGGGCGGCGAGGAGCCCGCGATGCAGCTCGGCGAAATCACGGAAGCGGGGGGGCGTGTTTCGATGGCGGCGGTGGAAGCGGCGGTCGATCTGTGCCTCCAGGGGCGCGTCCAGGCGATGGTCACGGCGCCGATCTCCAAGGAGGCGATCGCGATGGCCGGCTATACGAACCGCGGCCACACCGAGTTCATCGCCCGGAAGACCGGCGTAGGCGGGCACACGATGATGATGGTGGCGGACCAGCTGCGCATCGGCCTCCTCACCGAACACATCGCCATCTCCGAGGTGCCGGCCCGGGTCACCGTCGACGCGATCCGGCAGAAGATCCAGCTCATCGGGCAATGCCTGGTGCGGGATTTCGGCGTCGAGCGGCCACGCATCGCGGTGCTCGGGCTCAACCCGCACGCCGGCGACGGCGGGCTCCTGGGGCGCGAAGAGCTCGAAACCATCCTGCCGGCGATAGAAGCCGCCTGCGAGGACGGATGCCACGCCTTCGGCCCCTTCCCCTCCGATGGTTTCTTCGCCATCGGGATGTACCGGAATTACGACGCCGTGCTGGCCATGTATCACGATCAGGGGCTCATCCCGTTCAAGACCCTGGCCTTCAGCACCGGCGTCAACTACACGGCCGGCCTCCCGATCATCCGCACGTCGCCGGACCACGGCACGGCGTTTAATATCGCCGGCCGGGGCGAAGCCGATCCCGGCAGCATGCGCAGCGCGGTGTTCCTCGCGCTCGACGTGGTCCGCCGGCGGTTGCGCGCCCCGGATGCGGCCTGA
- a CDS encoding leucyl aminopeptidase — translation MKVSVTTIPFSELDVDLLLVPVSKDDFNDTVAALKTAFGESVSRALCDFDGELSKSVVLYPEKARARRLALLGLGEKRAAEPETIRTMAAQGASMAVERQAETVAFVIPNAGLDPETTSQALVEGFLLGSYRYLYYKTQEEAKTKEIQRLVLHVSDAEKTCRLGAERGRVIAESVMSARDLINLSPDEKTATALARAAEKSAKKHGYDAWVWDKALIEEEKMGGLLAVNKGSLEPPTFTVLTWEPENPVNQRPIVLVGKGVVYDTGGLSLKPTKDSMDYMKSDMSGAAAVIGTFEAVARLELPVHLIGLIPSTDNRPGQQAYVPGEVVRMHSGATVEVLNTDAEGRMILADALSYAKTYKPELVIDIATLTGAAVISLGKDVAAVMTNEGEGAQSRIEMIEEAGQRSGDRVHRMPMFADFKRALQSDVADLKNVGGREASSITAAKFLEHFVDYPWIHLDIAGPAFLHEAKSYRTKGGTGFGVRLLVEYLRTIASPKKRR, via the coding sequence ATGAAAGTCTCTGTTACCACCATTCCCTTTAGCGAGCTGGATGTAGACCTGCTTCTGGTCCCCGTCTCCAAGGATGATTTCAACGATACCGTCGCCGCGCTCAAGACCGCCTTCGGCGAGTCGGTAAGCCGGGCGCTTTGCGACTTCGACGGCGAGCTGTCGAAGAGCGTGGTGCTCTATCCCGAGAAGGCCCGCGCGCGCCGGCTGGCGCTGCTCGGCCTCGGCGAAAAACGCGCGGCCGAACCCGAAACGATCCGCACCATGGCGGCTCAGGGCGCCTCCATGGCGGTCGAGCGCCAGGCGGAGACCGTGGCGTTCGTGATCCCGAACGCCGGCCTCGACCCGGAAACGACGAGCCAGGCCCTCGTCGAGGGCTTCCTGCTGGGTTCGTACCGCTACCTCTATTACAAGACGCAGGAGGAGGCGAAGACGAAAGAAATCCAGCGTCTCGTCCTTCACGTGAGCGACGCCGAAAAAACCTGCCGGCTCGGCGCCGAGCGCGGCCGGGTCATCGCCGAAAGCGTGATGTCGGCGCGCGACCTCATCAACCTGTCGCCGGACGAGAAGACGGCCACCGCTCTGGCCCGCGCGGCCGAAAAGTCGGCCAAGAAACACGGCTACGACGCCTGGGTCTGGGACAAGGCCCTCATCGAGGAAGAAAAGATGGGCGGCCTCCTCGCCGTCAACAAGGGCAGCCTCGAACCGCCCACCTTCACCGTGCTCACGTGGGAGCCGGAAAACCCGGTCAACCAGCGCCCGATCGTGCTCGTCGGCAAGGGGGTCGTGTACGACACGGGCGGCCTGTCGCTCAAGCCGACGAAGGACTCCATGGATTACATGAAGTCCGACATGAGCGGCGCCGCGGCCGTCATCGGCACCTTCGAGGCCGTCGCCCGGCTCGAACTGCCGGTGCACCTGATCGGGTTGATCCCCTCGACCGACAACCGGCCCGGCCAGCAGGCCTACGTGCCGGGCGAGGTGGTGCGGATGCACTCCGGCGCCACCGTCGAGGTGCTCAACACCGACGCCGAGGGTCGCATGATCCTGGCCGACGCGCTCAGCTATGCGAAGACGTACAAGCCGGAGCTGGTGATCGACATCGCCACGCTGACCGGCGCCGCCGTAATCTCGCTCGGCAAAGACGTCGCCGCCGTGATGACGAACGAAGGGGAGGGGGCGCAGAGCCGGATCGAGATGATCGAGGAAGCCGGCCAGCGCAGTGGCGACCGCGTGCATCGCATGCCGATGTTCGCCGACTTCAAGCGCGCGCTTCAGAGCGACGTCGCCGACCTGAAAAACGTAGGCGGCCGCGAGGCCAGCTCGATCACCGCCGCGAAATTCCTCGAGCACTTCGTCGACTACCCCTGGATCCATCTGGACATCGCCGGCCCGGCGTTTCTGCACGAGGCCAAGTCCTACCGGACGAAGGGGGGCACCGGCTTCGGCGTGCGGCTGCTCGTGGAGTACCTCCGCACGATCGCGAGCCCCAAAAAACGGCGCTGA
- a CDS encoding bifunctional oligoribonuclease/PAP phosphatase NrnA has protein sequence MIDQFLAGLLAGQHVVITTHVRPDGDAIGSQLALGLFLQKLGKTVEMINSDPPPMNLGWLPGVREIQTFDQSLAQRERIDRADTIIVVDTNAIDRVGQMAGPIRGSSARKVLIDHHTGPEQWFDAMYVRDTASSAGELVYELIAHHDADLIDASIATPLYAAILTDTGSFRFSSVTPAVHHIVGDLIARGSLSPAEIYTAIYESRSAESLRLLAQVLGTLTLRYQGTVGYIVISQRMLNETRADSEEADGFVNYAMSIEGVRVAVMFLETARGIKISFRSRGETHVHEWARSLGGGGHRNASGAFVERRPLDDVIAETLERAPRFIDVPADHTGDGELDGEDASYYSSLLASKSHRPR, from the coding sequence ATGATCGATCAGTTTCTAGCCGGCCTGCTGGCCGGCCAGCATGTAGTGATAACGACCCATGTGCGGCCGGATGGCGATGCCATCGGTTCGCAACTGGCGCTCGGGTTGTTCTTGCAGAAGTTGGGCAAAACGGTCGAGATGATAAACAGCGACCCGCCTCCCATGAACCTGGGATGGCTGCCCGGGGTGCGCGAAATCCAGACGTTCGACCAGTCGCTCGCCCAGCGTGAGCGCATCGACCGCGCGGATACGATCATCGTCGTCGACACGAACGCCATCGACCGGGTAGGCCAGATGGCCGGCCCGATCCGTGGCAGCTCCGCGCGGAAGGTCCTCATCGACCATCACACCGGGCCCGAGCAGTGGTTTGATGCGATGTACGTGCGGGATACGGCCTCGTCGGCCGGCGAGCTGGTCTACGAACTCATCGCGCACCACGACGCCGATCTCATCGACGCCTCGATCGCGACGCCGCTCTACGCGGCCATCCTCACGGACACCGGCTCGTTCCGGTTCAGCTCCGTCACGCCGGCCGTGCACCATATCGTCGGCGATCTCATCGCACGGGGATCGCTGTCGCCGGCCGAGATCTACACCGCCATCTACGAATCGCGCTCGGCCGAAAGTCTGCGGCTGCTGGCCCAGGTGCTGGGCACCCTGACGCTGCGGTACCAGGGCACCGTCGGCTACATCGTCATCTCCCAGCGCATGCTGAACGAGACCCGGGCGGATTCCGAAGAGGCCGACGGATTTGTCAACTACGCCATGTCGATCGAAGGCGTACGCGTGGCCGTGATGTTTCTCGAAACGGCCCGCGGGATCAAGATCAGCTTCCGGTCGCGCGGTGAGACGCACGTGCACGAGTGGGCGCGCTCCCTCGGCGGCGGCGGCCATCGCAACGCCTCGGGCGCGTTCGTCGAACGGCGTCCGCTCGACGATGTCATCGCCGAGACCCTGGAGCGCGCGCCCCGATTCATCGACGTTCCCGCCGACCACACCGGCGACGGCGAACTGGACGGCGAAGACGCGTCCTACTACTCCTCACTTCTAGCCAGTAAGTCGCACAGACCGCGGTGA